A section of the Alkalihalobacillus sp. LMS39 genome encodes:
- a CDS encoding SNF2 helicase associated domain-containing protein: protein MFEILTRKETADLFSKKIYKRGEQYFREGRVKKLYHATDSHVWMAKVSGTKTYDVEIEYDEIGMKFECNCPAFSSYEPCKHVAAALLEIFEGDTTLSDEDEYFDRIKNKREDSKKIAEEIQRKREEEYALFLKGLTSKLISLVSNIPKENDSIDEVVMKEPLLVDWMIKLEKRYYNRTSLLTIEMNVGPKRTYVVKNIRDFLSAIKRKEQRLFTKNFTFDPTKQTFSKLDEEMIAILQKALVYEDTYKDIHSSYDRSASERTIVIPPFLADEFLSIVTERQVHLEVNGKTYYEIHVHQSELPLTIPLKKENGDDLQLDLSELVEITPLHLYGYIMKNNHFFKITDEQSLVISHLMEIIAMAPNQSLPIANEFIETFMSNTIPRIEKIGQLEIAPEVSNKIQKTPLQAKAYIDRNEEVITVSLEFIYGEEKINPLERTNVPKDGPIVIRDMEKEQTLLWIMESASLSSSNRFFYTQDEEQAYNLLYKILPLLEDKADVYLTSAVKSMILPTMQTPMTTIEVDSSNNWLEVNFDMAGIENEMVRNILQSVVEKKKYYRLPNGAFVSLESEEFKTIQHIADEFELKKSQLQESIQLPLYKGIQIDEMINNQKGSGTKFGKQFRRLLNRLKNPEELEFDLPKGLQAQLRDYQLYGFQWFKTLSYYRFGGILADDMGLGKTIQSIAYILSEKAEDSHPTLIVAPASLVFNWKNEFQKFAPSLTVEVLVGKPEERFEKLQNKEIDVLITSYPTLRQDIEAYKEFVFNTLILDEAQAIKNYSTKTAKAVREINANTRFALSGTPIENSIDELWSIFQTVMPHFFPNQKNFRQLQPEKVAKMIRPFLLRRVKKDVLKELPDKIETIHYTELTTEQKSLYLAYLEKIQQESKESLEGEGFQKSRMKLLAGLTRLRQLCCHPSLFLEDYSGQSGKLQQLVEIIINAKENGKRMLIFSQFTSMLVLIREQLNRIDEPYFYLDGQTNPKDRVEMVTRYNEGEADIFLISLKAGNTGLNLTGADTVILYDLWWNLAVEEQAAGRAHRIGQKNVVQVIRLITQGTIEEKIYKLQQNKKELIETVVEAGDQAITSITEEEIREILNI, encoded by the coding sequence ATGTTTGAAATATTAACAAGAAAAGAAACAGCTGACTTATTTTCAAAAAAAATATATAAGCGTGGTGAACAGTATTTTCGAGAAGGGCGTGTAAAGAAGTTGTACCATGCCACAGACAGTCATGTTTGGATGGCCAAGGTGAGTGGAACTAAGACGTATGATGTTGAAATTGAGTATGATGAAATAGGAATGAAATTTGAATGTAATTGTCCGGCATTTAGTAGTTATGAGCCATGTAAACATGTTGCAGCTGCATTACTTGAGATATTTGAAGGTGATACGACATTATCAGATGAGGATGAGTATTTTGATCGCATAAAGAATAAGCGTGAAGATAGTAAAAAAATAGCAGAAGAAATTCAAAGAAAAAGAGAGGAAGAATATGCGTTATTTTTAAAAGGATTAACTAGTAAATTAATCAGTCTTGTCTCTAACATTCCAAAAGAAAATGATTCAATAGACGAAGTCGTGATGAAAGAACCTTTGCTTGTTGACTGGATGATTAAATTAGAAAAACGGTATTATAATAGAACAAGCTTATTAACGATTGAAATGAATGTAGGACCAAAGCGTACATATGTTGTTAAAAACATTAGAGATTTTTTATCGGCAATAAAGCGAAAGGAACAACGACTGTTTACAAAAAACTTTACTTTTGATCCAACAAAACAAACCTTTTCCAAATTAGACGAAGAGATGATTGCGATACTACAGAAAGCATTAGTTTATGAAGACACATACAAAGATATTCACTCTTCTTATGATAGAAGTGCTTCTGAGCGAACAATTGTTATCCCACCATTCCTTGCCGATGAGTTTTTGTCCATCGTAACGGAAAGACAGGTTCATTTGGAGGTGAATGGAAAAACTTATTATGAGATTCACGTTCATCAATCAGAGCTCCCATTAACAATTCCATTAAAAAAAGAAAATGGAGATGACCTTCAGTTGGATCTATCGGAACTGGTAGAGATCACTCCATTGCATTTATATGGATATATTATGAAGAACAATCACTTCTTTAAAATAACGGATGAACAGAGTTTGGTTATTAGTCATTTGATGGAAATAATTGCTATGGCGCCAAATCAGTCATTGCCTATTGCGAATGAATTTATTGAAACCTTTATGTCCAACACAATCCCAAGAATAGAAAAAATCGGTCAGCTAGAAATCGCACCTGAAGTTTCCAATAAAATTCAAAAAACTCCGTTACAAGCAAAGGCCTATATTGACCGAAATGAGGAAGTAATCACTGTTTCACTAGAATTTATTTATGGAGAAGAAAAAATAAATCCGTTGGAACGGACAAATGTGCCAAAGGATGGGCCGATTGTTATTCGTGACATGGAAAAAGAACAAACACTATTGTGGATTATGGAGTCAGCTTCATTAAGTTCAAGCAATAGATTTTTTTATACACAAGATGAAGAGCAAGCGTACAATCTATTATATAAAATCTTACCGCTGCTTGAGGATAAAGCGGATGTCTATTTGACAAGTGCCGTTAAATCTATGATTTTACCTACAATGCAGACACCTATGACAACGATCGAGGTCGATAGTTCGAACAATTGGCTTGAAGTAAATTTTGATATGGCTGGCATTGAGAATGAAATGGTAAGGAATATATTACAATCTGTTGTAGAAAAAAAGAAGTATTATCGGCTTCCAAACGGAGCGTTTGTTTCGCTAGAATCTGAGGAATTCAAAACGATTCAACACATAGCTGACGAATTCGAACTGAAAAAATCACAGCTCCAAGAGTCCATTCAACTTCCGCTTTATAAAGGAATTCAGATTGATGAAATGATAAATAACCAAAAGGGAAGCGGGACGAAGTTTGGAAAACAGTTTCGTCGACTATTAAACCGATTGAAAAATCCTGAAGAATTAGAGTTTGACCTACCAAAAGGACTTCAAGCTCAATTAAGGGATTATCAATTGTATGGTTTTCAATGGTTCAAAACTCTTAGTTACTACCGATTTGGTGGAATTCTTGCAGACGATATGGGGCTCGGGAAAACTATTCAAAGTATTGCCTATATATTATCTGAGAAAGCGGAAGATAGTCATCCTACTTTAATTGTAGCTCCGGCTTCCCTCGTTTTTAACTGGAAAAATGAATTTCAAAAATTTGCGCCTTCTTTAACAGTAGAAGTGTTGGTTGGTAAGCCTGAGGAACGCTTTGAAAAACTACAAAACAAAGAAATTGATGTTTTAATCACTTCCTATCCAACCTTAAGGCAAGACATTGAGGCGTATAAAGAGTTCGTGTTCAACACACTTATTTTAGATGAAGCGCAGGCGATAAAAAATTATTCAACCAAAACAGCAAAGGCAGTTAGAGAAATAAACGCCAATACCCGTTTTGCGCTTAGCGGAACCCCGATTGAAAATTCAATTGATGAACTATGGTCTATTTTTCAAACAGTAATGCCTCACTTCTTTCCAAACCAGAAAAACTTTCGTCAACTTCAACCAGAGAAGGTGGCGAAAATGATTCGACCATTTTTGCTTCGAAGGGTGAAGAAAGATGTTTTAAAAGAATTGCCTGATAAAATTGAAACGATTCATTATACAGAACTAACGACAGAACAAAAAAGTTTATATTTAGCTTATCTTGAAAAAATTCAACAAGAATCAAAAGAATCACTTGAAGGAGAAGGGTTCCAAAAGAGTAGGATGAAATTGTTAGCTGGTTTAACGAGACTGCGACAATTGTGTTGTCATCCATCTTTATTTCTAGAAGATTACAGTGGACAATCAGGTAAGTTGCAACAATTAGTCGAAATCATCATCAATGCTAAAGAAAATGGGAAAAGGATGTTAATTTTCTCTCAATTTACGAGTATGCTCGTGCTCATTCGAGAACAGTTAAACCGAATAGATGAACCGTATTTTTATTTAGATGGACAAACGAATCCAAAGGACAGAGTGGAAATGGTGACTCGGTATAATGAAGGGGAAGCAGATATCTTTCTCATCTCGTTAAAGGCTGGAAATACAGGGTTAAACTTAACAGGTGCAGATACTGTAATTCTATATGACCTTTGGTGGAATCTGGCAGTTGAAGAACAAGCAGCAGGACGAGCACATCGAATCGGACAAAAAAATGTCGTACAAGTCATTCGCTTAATTACACAAGGCACGATCGAAGAAAAGATTTATAAACTACAACAAAATAAAAAAGAATTGATTGAAACTGTCGTTGAAGCAGGCGACCAAGCGATAACCTCAATTACAGAGGAAGAAATTAGAGAAATATTAAATATATAA
- a CDS encoding imidazoleglycerol-phosphate dehydratase: MTKRNNQGGSANQSAPERGGQLHGDAGDNNKGNDYNSRRGSKSKRTH, translated from the coding sequence ATGACAAAACGAAATAATCAAGGCGGAAGCGCCAACCAAAGCGCACCAGAACGAGGTGGACAATTACATGGTGATGCTGGCGATAACAACAAAGGCAATGATTACAATTCTAGACGTGGAAGCAAATCAAAACGAACACATTAA
- the yiaA gene encoding inner membrane protein YiaA has product MSEENEVVVEQVEQVEKPRPKLERREGEPTAAFKGATWAALLLGVSSYLIGLSNAGMELNEKGYYFAVLVFGLYSAVSLQKAVRDRDEGIPVTNLYYGISWLALVIAISLMAIGLYNAGSIILSEKGFYGMAFVLSLFAAITVQKNIRDTQKARDNWHNQ; this is encoded by the coding sequence ATGTCAGAAGAAAATGAAGTGGTTGTTGAACAAGTAGAGCAAGTTGAAAAGCCTAGACCTAAATTGGAAAGAAGAGAAGGAGAGCCGACGGCTGCTTTTAAAGGAGCAACTTGGGCTGCGTTATTGTTAGGGGTTTCTTCGTATTTAATTGGTTTGTCTAATGCAGGGATGGAGTTGAATGAAAAAGGGTATTATTTTGCAGTTTTAGTTTTCGGTTTATATTCAGCGGTTTCATTACAAAAAGCGGTGAGAGATAGAGATGAAGGGATTCCTGTTACAAATCTTTATTATGGGATAAGTTGGTTAGCATTAGTAATTGCTATCTCTTTAATGGCAATTGGCTTATATAATGCAGGAAGTATTATTTTAAGTGAAAAAGGCTTTTACGGAATGGCTTTTGTTCTTAGTTTGTTTGCTGCTATAACGGTGCAAAAGAATATAAGAGATACGCAAAAAGCGCGTGATAATTGGCATAATCAATAA
- the katG gene encoding catalase/peroxidase HPI, whose translation MDTNNTGGKCPFGHGSTTTPKSSGTTNRDWWPNMLNLNILHQHDKKSNPMGEDFNYAEEFSKLDYDALKQDLRDLMTDSQDWWPADYGHYGPFFIRMSWHAAGTYRQGDGRGGASTGNQRFAPLNSWEDNGNLDKARRLLWPIKQKYGNKISWADLLVLTGNVALETMGFKTFGFGAGREDIWHPEEDIYWGSETEMLGNNRYSGDRELENPLAAVQMGLIYVNPQGPDGKPDPIASARDIRETFGRMGMNDEETVALIAGGHTFGKAHGAGDASHVGPDPEAAPIEAQGFGWLSSHGSGKGGDTITSGLEGAWTANPIQWDNGYFDLLFGYEWWLTKSPAGAYQWLAVDPDEKDLAPDAADASKKVPTVMFTTDLALRHDPAYEKIARRFHENPEEFADAFARAWFKLIHRDMGPKARYLGPEVPQEDLIWQDPVPTVEYDLTDAEVAELKEKILNSGLSTSELVTTAWASASTFRGSDNRGGANGARIRLEPQRNWEVNQPEQLEKVLSVYENIQSQLDKKVSIADLIVLGGTAAVEKAAQEAGFDVTVPFAAGRGDATQEQTDVEGFEVLEPVADGFRNYQKKEYSVTPEELLVDKAQLLGLTAPEMTVLIGGLRVLGANYGGTQHGVFTDRVGTLSNDFFVNLLDIGVEWKPVDHNLYEGRDRNTGEVVRTATRIDLVFGSNSILRALAEVYAQDDNKGKFVSDFISAWVKVMNADRFDLKLKKAELAGN comes from the coding sequence ATGGATACAAATAACACAGGTGGTAAATGCCCATTTGGTCACGGAAGTACTACAACACCAAAATCTAGCGGTACAACAAACAGAGACTGGTGGCCAAATATGTTGAACTTAAACATTCTTCATCAGCATGATAAAAAGTCAAATCCAATGGGAGAAGACTTTAACTATGCAGAAGAATTTAGCAAATTAGATTACGATGCATTAAAGCAAGACCTTAGAGACTTAATGACAGATAGCCAAGATTGGTGGCCTGCTGACTACGGTCATTACGGACCATTCTTCATTCGTATGTCATGGCACGCTGCAGGTACATACCGTCAAGGCGATGGTCGTGGAGGCGCTAGCACAGGTAACCAACGTTTTGCTCCACTTAATAGCTGGGAAGATAACGGAAACCTTGATAAAGCTCGCCGTCTACTTTGGCCAATTAAGCAAAAGTACGGTAACAAAATTTCTTGGGCAGACTTACTTGTATTAACTGGTAATGTTGCGTTAGAAACAATGGGATTCAAAACATTTGGTTTTGGAGCTGGACGCGAAGACATCTGGCATCCAGAGGAAGATATCTATTGGGGTTCTGAAACAGAAATGCTAGGGAACAATCGTTACTCTGGTGACCGCGAACTTGAAAATCCTCTTGCTGCGGTACAAATGGGTCTTATCTACGTTAACCCACAAGGTCCAGACGGCAAACCAGATCCAATTGCAAGTGCTCGCGACATTCGCGAAACATTTGGACGTATGGGAATGAACGATGAAGAAACAGTTGCCTTAATTGCTGGTGGACACACGTTTGGTAAAGCACATGGTGCAGGTGATGCTTCTCATGTTGGTCCAGACCCAGAAGCAGCTCCAATTGAAGCACAAGGCTTTGGTTGGTTAAGTTCTCACGGAAGTGGAAAAGGTGGCGACACGATCACAAGTGGTCTTGAAGGTGCTTGGACTGCAAACCCAATCCAATGGGATAATGGCTATTTCGATTTATTATTTGGATATGAGTGGTGGTTAACAAAGAGTCCTGCAGGCGCATATCAATGGCTAGCTGTTGACCCAGACGAAAAAGATTTAGCTCCGGATGCTGCAGACGCATCTAAGAAAGTTCCAACAGTAATGTTTACAACGGACTTAGCATTACGTCATGACCCAGCATATGAGAAAATCGCTCGTCGTTTCCATGAAAACCCTGAAGAATTTGCTGATGCATTTGCTCGTGCATGGTTTAAACTTATTCACCGTGATATGGGTCCTAAAGCAAGATATCTTGGTCCAGAAGTTCCACAAGAAGATTTAATCTGGCAAGATCCTGTACCAACAGTTGAGTATGATTTAACAGATGCAGAAGTAGCGGAACTTAAAGAAAAAATCTTAAACTCAGGTCTTTCAACTAGTGAGTTAGTAACGACAGCATGGGCTTCAGCTAGCACGTTCCGTGGTTCAGATAACCGTGGTGGTGCAAATGGTGCTCGCATTCGTCTTGAACCACAAAGAAACTGGGAAGTAAACCAACCAGAACAACTTGAAAAAGTTCTTTCTGTATATGAAAACATTCAAAGCCAATTAGATAAAAAAGTAAGCATTGCTGATTTAATCGTACTTGGTGGTACTGCAGCAGTAGAAAAAGCAGCTCAAGAAGCAGGCTTTGATGTAACTGTTCCATTCGCTGCAGGTCGTGGTGATGCAACACAAGAACAAACAGATGTAGAAGGCTTTGAAGTGCTAGAGCCAGTAGCTGACGGATTCCGTAACTACCAAAAGAAAGAATATAGCGTAACTCCAGAAGAACTTCTTGTTGATAAAGCCCAACTTTTAGGCTTAACAGCTCCAGAAATGACAGTTCTTATCGGTGGACTTCGTGTATTAGGTGCGAACTACGGTGGCACACAACATGGTGTATTCACTGACCGTGTAGGAACGTTATCTAACGACTTCTTCGTAAACCTACTTGATATCGGTGTAGAGTGGAAGCCAGTTGACCATAACCTTTACGAAGGCCGCGACCGTAACACTGGTGAAGTTGTTCGTACAGCAACAAGAATTGACCTTGTATTCGGTTCTAACTCTATCCTACGTGCACTTGCAGAAGTTTACGCACAAGATGATAACAAAGGTAAATTTGTAAGTGACTTTATCTCAGCTTGGGTTAAAGTGATGAACGCAGACCGTTTTGACCTTAAACTTAAAAAAGCTGAATTAGCAGGAAACTAA
- a CDS encoding FGGY-family carbohydrate kinase yields MSIDVKQMIESGKTVLGIELGSTRIKAVLIGEDNVPIASGSHEWENQLVNNIWTYSVESVWKGLQDSYQQLIENVKEQFGVSIKTIGAIGFSAMMHGYMVFDKEGELLVPFRTWRNNMTEQASNQLTELLNYNIPQRWSIAHLYQAILNGEEHVNQIAFQTTLAGYVHWKLTGQKVLGVGEASGVFPIDLSTKQYNEAMITQFNDLIASRNLPWQLEDILPSVLVAGENAGVLTEEGAKLLDVSGELQSGIPLCPPEGDAGTGMVATNSIAKRTGNVSAGTSAFAMVVLEKDLSKVHPEIDLVTTPTGNLVAMAHSNNCSSDMNAWVGLFDEFTKALGIEVDKTKLYETLFNSALSGDPDAGGLLSYGYLSGEHMTHFEEGRPLFVRSTGSNFNLANFMRTHLFTAFGAMKIGMDILFKEEKVELDEVLGHGGLFKTEGVGQRFLAAAFNVPVSVMETAGEGGAWGIALLGSYMINKKENETLESFLNGHVFAGQTVKTVSPDPIDVEGFEQFMERYKQGLEIERAAVNTLR; encoded by the coding sequence ATGAGTATTGATGTAAAACAAATGATTGAGAGTGGAAAAACAGTACTAGGAATTGAGCTTGGATCAACTCGTATAAAAGCGGTTCTTATCGGGGAAGATAATGTACCGATCGCTTCTGGTAGTCATGAGTGGGAAAATCAATTGGTTAATAATATTTGGACGTATTCTGTAGAAAGTGTTTGGAAGGGTTTACAAGATAGCTATCAACAATTAATTGAAAACGTGAAAGAACAATTTGGTGTGAGCATAAAAACAATTGGAGCTATTGGATTTAGTGCAATGATGCATGGTTATATGGTTTTTGATAAAGAAGGAGAACTGCTCGTTCCATTCCGAACGTGGCGGAACAACATGACTGAGCAAGCTTCCAATCAGTTAACAGAACTATTAAACTATAATATCCCGCAAAGATGGAGTATTGCTCATCTCTATCAAGCGATTTTAAATGGAGAAGAACATGTGAATCAAATTGCGTTCCAAACAACATTGGCTGGATATGTGCATTGGAAATTGACGGGGCAAAAAGTGTTAGGTGTGGGCGAAGCTTCTGGTGTATTCCCTATTGATTTAAGCACGAAACAATATAATGAAGCCATGATTACGCAGTTTAATGACTTAATTGCCTCGAGAAACCTTCCTTGGCAGCTTGAAGATATCTTACCAAGTGTGTTGGTAGCGGGAGAAAATGCGGGTGTCCTTACTGAAGAGGGAGCCAAACTATTAGATGTCAGTGGAGAATTACAAAGTGGAATTCCGCTTTGTCCACCAGAAGGTGATGCAGGAACAGGAATGGTGGCTACAAACAGTATTGCTAAACGAACAGGGAATGTCTCAGCAGGAACGTCAGCGTTTGCGATGGTTGTGTTAGAAAAAGATTTGTCCAAAGTCCATCCAGAAATTGACCTTGTAACAACACCTACTGGGAATCTAGTCGCAATGGCCCATTCAAATAACTGCTCTTCGGATATGAATGCTTGGGTTGGGTTGTTTGATGAATTTACGAAAGCACTTGGAATCGAGGTCGATAAAACAAAATTATATGAAACTCTTTTTAATTCCGCTCTTAGCGGGGACCCTGACGCTGGTGGCTTATTATCCTATGGTTATCTTTCAGGAGAACATATGACCCATTTTGAAGAAGGTCGTCCGTTGTTTGTAAGGTCTACTGGTTCAAATTTTAATTTAGCGAACTTCATGCGAACTCATTTATTTACAGCTTTCGGTGCGATGAAAATTGGAATGGATATTTTGTTTAAAGAAGAAAAAGTCGAACTTGACGAAGTGTTAGGTCACGGTGGATTGTTTAAAACAGAAGGTGTCGGCCAACGCTTTTTAGCAGCAGCTTTTAACGTGCCTGTTTCTGTTATGGAAACTGCGGGAGAAGGCGGAGCATGGGGAATTGCATTGTTAGGATCGTATATGATAAACAAAAAGGAAAACGAAACATTAGAGAGCTTTTTAAATGGCCATGTGTTTGCTGGCCAAACAGTCAAAACGGTGTCACCTGACCCGATTGACGTTGAAGGATTTGAACAATTTATGGAGCGATATAAGCAAGGACTTGAGATTGAAAGAGCGGCAGTGAATACACTTCGATAA